A window of the Buchnera aphidicola str. Sg (Schizaphis graminum) genome harbors these coding sequences:
- the truB gene encoding tRNA pseudouridine(55) synthase TruB, with protein sequence MFFHKKRNVNGFLLLDKPKGMTSNNVLQKVKIIFKAKKAGYIGTLDPLATGILPICFGEATKFSNYLNASDKHYNVIARLGEKTSTSDSDGIIVRKRPILFTPIQLSLALKALTGSVNQIPSMYSAVKYKGIPLYKYARQGINVKRNIRCVFIYKIDLVDQKDNWIELNVHCSKGTYIRTLIEDLGEKLFCGAHVIRLRRLKIGLLSYSKLVKLSFLENLLNEKNVVKINFFKKIDDLLMPVDTPVYFLPKIYISIEKLSVFRLGQKVNFSSSITNGLVRVFEKDNNTFIGLGKINSEKTLIPYRLVSMLTN encoded by the coding sequence ATGTTTTTTCATAAAAAACGTAATGTTAATGGATTTTTATTGTTGGACAAGCCTAAGGGAATGACTTCTAACAATGTTTTACAGAAAGTAAAAATTATTTTTAAGGCTAAAAAAGCAGGCTATATTGGTACCTTAGATCCCTTAGCTACTGGAATTTTACCGATTTGTTTTGGTGAAGCTACAAAATTTTCTAATTATTTGAATGCATCAGACAAACACTATAATGTAATTGCTAGGTTGGGAGAAAAAACATCTACTTCGGATTCTGATGGAATAATTGTAAGAAAAAGACCCATTTTATTTACGCCTATTCAACTTAGTTTAGCTTTAAAAGCACTGACAGGTTCAGTTAATCAAATACCTTCAATGTACTCAGCTGTTAAATATAAAGGTATTCCTTTGTATAAATATGCACGACAGGGAATAAATGTTAAACGTAATATTAGATGCGTTTTTATATATAAGATTGATCTTGTTGATCAAAAAGATAATTGGATTGAATTAAATGTGCATTGTTCAAAAGGTACTTATATTCGAACACTTATTGAAGATTTAGGTGAAAAATTATTTTGTGGAGCTCACGTAATTAGATTACGTCGTTTAAAAATAGGATTACTTTCTTATTCTAAATTAGTCAAGCTATCTTTTTTAGAAAATTTATTAAATGAAAAAAATGTTGTAAAAATAAATTTTTTTAAAAAAATAGATGATTTGCTAATGCCAGTTGATACTCCAGTTTATTTTTTGCCTAAGATATATATTTCTATTGAAAAATTATCTGTTTTTAGATTAGGACAAAAAGTTAATTTTTCATCTTCTATCACAAATGGTTTAGTCCGTGTTTTTGAAAAAGATAATAATACATTTATCGGATTAGGAAAGATTAATTCTGAAAAAACGTTAATTCCGTATCGATTAGTTTCTATGTTAACTAATTAA
- the rbfA gene encoding 30S ribosome-binding factor RbfA, with translation MDKLFNRSFRIAQELQKNIAFIIQHSLKDPRIKTIITVSEVRLSKDLSYAQVFVSFLETNSNLTVKKVLILLNRASGYIRKLLCKKMNLRIIPIIVFFHDDSFFKGNKISKLLNILTEKNNITL, from the coding sequence ATGGACAAATTGTTTAATCGATCTTTTAGAATTGCTCAAGAACTACAAAAAAATATTGCTTTTATTATACAACATTCTCTTAAAGATCCACGTATTAAAACTATTATCACTGTTTCTGAAGTGCGATTATCAAAAGATTTATCTTATGCTCAAGTATTTGTTAGTTTTTTAGAAACTAATAGTAATTTAACTGTAAAAAAAGTATTAATTTTATTAAATAGAGCTTCTGGATACATTCGAAAATTATTATGTAAAAAAATGAATTTAAGAATTATTCCAATTATTGTTTTTTTTCATGATGATTCCTTTTTTAAAGGTAACAAAATTTCTAAATTGTTAAATATATTAACAGAGAAGAATAACATTACATTATGA
- the secG gene encoding preprotein translocase subunit SecG, translated as MYLFFLIFLIFISFSLIFLILLQSGKGFNNTIHLNTSNNFNFFNSVGSGGFIKNIIGFFAGFFLIFSIILCNINDKKVNSDVFLEKNTQKKTINEKKEQKILNSELPL; from the coding sequence ATGTATTTATTTTTTTTAATTTTTTTAATTTTTATTTCTTTTTCTTTGATTTTTTTAATTTTATTGCAGTCAGGAAAGGGGTTTAATAATACTATACATTTGAATACATCAAACAATTTCAATTTTTTCAATAGTGTTGGAAGCGGTGGTTTTATAAAAAATATTATTGGTTTTTTTGCTGGTTTTTTTTTAATTTTTAGTATTATTTTATGTAACATTAATGATAAAAAAGTTAATTCAGATGTTTTTTTAGAAAAAAATACACAAAAAAAAACTATAAATGAAAAAAAAGAGCAGAAAATATTAAATAGTGAATTACCACTTTAA
- the infB gene encoding translation initiation factor IF-2, giving the protein MVDISLKILSNEMKISIKELIKTLSEISISKTENDCISITEKKNLLKYLESKKKPFLNTFILQRKTRSTLNVFTPGGKNKSVQIEIRKKRMYLKNNKSELEPLLKNKNLLQNKEKNNLKSLKNTISKAKESQKNIDILEESKANINFKNLNKLTKSNVFNKNEKNKSLKKNINFNNHSFYSKKTIKNNTENQKLYKEEKKDYHLTTFIHNRNTEDNRDREIEKNKRNFHRNIKNYRQKKNNKQNNQIKSKKDEVRISKNRKNVKQKNKSILLQQVFKKPESVINRDVVINGAITVCDLANKMAIKSSEVIKNMMNMGIIGTINHVLDQDTAQLIAEEMGHKVILRRENELEELIMKDRDTGNNISLTRAPVVTIMGHVDHGKTSLLDYIRSTKVASSEAGGITQNIGAYHVTTDFGSVTFLDTPGHSAFTGMRSRGVKITDIVVLVVAADDGVKPQTIEAIQHAKEANVPIIVAINKIDKVDSNIDQIKNDLTKYNILSEEWGGENIFVLISAKTGKGIDNLLNAILLQSEILELKAISTGMAEGVVIESFLDKGRGPIATVLVQKGNLKKGDIILCGFEYGRIKVLRNENGKTLKHAGPSMPVEVLGLSKVPFSGEKVTVVRDEKKAKEVASYRKNKSREIKLANQNRSSLENMFKNIKKNDFSELKIIIKSDVQGSLEAISSALFKLSTNEVKVNIIGSGIGGITETDASLALASNAIILGFNVRADASAKKIIDLENLDLRYYSVIYDLLNEVKAAMTGLLSPQYKQNIIGLAEVRNIFKSPKFGLIAGCMVTEGIIKRNNPIRILRNNVVVYEGELESLRRFKEDINEIRNGMECGIGIKNYHDLNIGDVIEVFEVKEIKRIL; this is encoded by the coding sequence ATGGTTGATATCAGTTTAAAAATTTTATCAAATGAAATGAAAATATCTATTAAAGAATTAATAAAGACATTATCTGAAATTAGTATTTCTAAAACTGAAAACGATTGCATCAGTATAACAGAAAAGAAAAATTTATTAAAATATTTAGAGAGTAAAAAAAAACCTTTTTTAAATACTTTTATCTTACAAAGAAAAACGCGAAGTACTTTAAATGTATTTACTCCTGGAGGTAAAAATAAATCTGTTCAAATAGAAATAAGAAAAAAAAGAATGTATCTTAAAAATAATAAATCTGAATTAGAACCTTTATTAAAAAATAAAAATTTATTGCAAAACAAAGAAAAAAATAATTTGAAATCGTTAAAAAACACTATTTCAAAAGCAAAAGAATCTCAAAAAAATATTGACATTTTAGAAGAAAGTAAAGCTAATATCAATTTTAAAAATTTAAATAAATTAACAAAATCTAATGTTTTTAATAAGAATGAAAAAAATAAATCTTTGAAAAAAAATATAAACTTTAATAATCATTCATTTTACTCAAAAAAAACAATAAAAAATAATACTGAAAATCAAAAATTATACAAAGAAGAAAAAAAAGATTATCATTTAACAACATTTATTCATAATCGCAATACAGAAGATAATAGAGACCGTGAAATAGAAAAAAATAAAAGAAATTTCCATCGAAATATAAAAAATTATCGTCAAAAGAAAAATAATAAACAAAACAATCAAATCAAGTCTAAAAAAGATGAAGTTCGCATTTCTAAAAATAGAAAAAATGTTAAACAAAAAAACAAATCTATTTTGTTACAACAAGTTTTTAAAAAACCAGAATCTGTTATTAATCGCGATGTAGTTATCAATGGTGCTATTACTGTATGTGATTTAGCTAATAAAATGGCTATAAAAAGTTCTGAAGTAATAAAAAACATGATGAATATGGGAATAATAGGAACAATTAATCATGTTCTCGATCAAGATACAGCGCAATTGATTGCAGAAGAAATGGGTCATAAAGTTATTTTACGTCGTGAAAATGAATTAGAAGAATTAATAATGAAAGACCGTGATACAGGAAATAATATTTCTTTAACTCGTGCTCCCGTAGTCACTATTATGGGACATGTTGATCATGGAAAAACATCATTGTTAGATTACATTCGTTCTACAAAAGTAGCTTCTAGTGAAGCAGGTGGAATTACCCAAAATATTGGTGCCTATCATGTTACTACTGATTTTGGTTCTGTCACCTTTTTAGATACACCAGGACATTCTGCTTTTACCGGCATGCGATCTCGTGGAGTTAAAATTACCGATATTGTTGTATTAGTTGTTGCAGCTGACGATGGAGTAAAACCGCAGACTATTGAAGCAATTCAACATGCAAAAGAAGCAAATGTTCCAATTATAGTTGCTATTAACAAAATAGATAAAGTAGATTCTAATATAGATCAAATTAAAAATGATTTAACAAAATATAACATTCTTTCGGAAGAATGGGGAGGTGAGAATATATTCGTACTTATTTCCGCAAAAACAGGAAAAGGTATAGATAATTTATTAAATGCTATTTTATTACAATCTGAAATATTAGAGCTTAAAGCTATATCTACAGGTATGGCCGAAGGTGTCGTAATAGAATCTTTTTTAGATAAGGGAAGAGGACCAATAGCAACTGTTTTAGTTCAAAAAGGAAATTTGAAAAAAGGAGATATAATATTATGTGGTTTTGAATACGGTCGTATTAAAGTTTTACGTAATGAAAATGGAAAAACACTTAAACATGCAGGACCATCTATGCCAGTTGAAGTTCTAGGTTTGTCTAAAGTTCCCTTCTCTGGTGAAAAGGTAACTGTAGTACGTGACGAAAAAAAAGCAAAAGAAGTAGCTTCCTATAGAAAAAATAAATCTCGTGAAATTAAATTAGCTAATCAGAATAGATCAAGTTTAGAAAATATGTTTAAGAATATTAAAAAAAATGATTTTTCTGAATTAAAGATCATCATTAAATCTGATGTACAGGGTTCTTTAGAAGCCATTTCTAGTGCTTTATTTAAATTATCTACTAATGAAGTAAAAGTAAATATTATAGGATCAGGTATTGGAGGAATTACAGAAACAGATGCTTCTTTAGCTCTAGCTTCTAATGCTATTATTTTGGGTTTTAATGTTCGAGCAGATGCTTCTGCTAAAAAAATAATTGATTTAGAAAATTTAGATCTTCGTTATTATTCAGTTATTTATGACTTACTTAACGAAGTAAAAGCAGCTATGACAGGTCTTTTATCTCCTCAATATAAACAAAATATTATTGGTTTAGCTGAAGTAAGAAATATATTTAAATCTCCTAAATTTGGATTAATTGCAGGATGTATGGTTACTGAAGGTATTATTAAAAGAAATAATCCAATTCGTATATTGAGGAATAATGTAGTTGTATATGAAGGTGAATTAGAATCACTGCGTCGTTTTAAAGAAGATATCAATGAAATACGAAATGGAATGGAATGTGGAATTGGTATAAAAAATTATCATGATTTAAATATCGGAGACGTTATAGAAGTATTTGAAGTTAAAGAAATAAAAAGAATACTATAA
- the rpsO gene encoding 30S ribosomal protein S15, translated as MSLGIMTIKETILKYGKNEKNTGKTDVQIALLTNQINHLQLHFSQHKKDHCSRRGLLKMVSKRRKLLNYLKKKNISCYTKLIESLNLRR; from the coding sequence ATGTCTCTAGGTATAATGACTATAAAAGAAACAATTTTAAAATATGGTAAAAATGAAAAAAATACTGGAAAAACAGATGTTCAAATTGCATTATTAACGAATCAAATTAATCATCTTCAACTGCATTTTTCTCAACATAAAAAAGATCATTGTAGTCGTAGAGGTCTTTTAAAAATGGTTTCAAAACGTCGTAAATTGCTAAATTATTTAAAGAAGAAAAATATATCTTGTTATACTAAATTAATTGAAAGTTTAAATTTAAGACGATAA
- the nusA gene encoding transcription termination factor NusA — MNKEILAVVEAVSNEKSLPREKIFEALEIALATATKKKYEQEIDVRVSINRKTGNFSTFRRWMVVDIVVHPTKEITLEAACFEGEQVKINDYVEDKIESVNFDRITTQTAKQVIVQKVREAERAMLVDQFRKHIGQIITGIVKKISRDNLTLDLGNNAEALILREGMLPRENFRPGDRIRGILYGVYPEARGAQLFLSRSKTEMLIELFRIEVPEIGEEVIEIKAAARDPGSRAKIAVKTNDKRIDPIGACVGMRGARVQAVSSELCGERIDIILWDDNPAQFVINAMAPADVVSIIVDEDHHTMDIAVDSSNLAQAIGRNGQNVRLASQISGWELNVMTTEDLRSKHKEEAYAAFNIFKKNLNVSEKVIKTLVKEGFSSLEELAYIPLNELLEINNLTEREVQLVREGAKNGLLLLELDQKNQIKNKKIEQALLNVNGMNELLALKLAEKNIFTVEELANQGIDDLIDIENLNSEQAGLLIMAARNICWFSSKV; from the coding sequence ATGAATAAAGAAATCTTAGCTGTTGTAGAAGCTGTGTCTAATGAAAAATCACTGCCACGTGAAAAAATTTTTGAAGCTTTAGAAATTGCATTAGCAACGGCAACTAAGAAAAAATATGAACAAGAAATTGATGTAAGAGTTAGTATAAATCGTAAAACTGGAAATTTTAGTACCTTTAGACGATGGATGGTAGTAGATATTGTTGTTCATCCAACAAAAGAGATTACTTTAGAAGCAGCTTGTTTTGAAGGTGAACAAGTTAAAATTAATGATTATGTAGAAGATAAAATTGAATCTGTAAATTTTGATAGAATAACAACTCAAACTGCTAAACAAGTCATTGTTCAAAAAGTACGTGAAGCAGAACGAGCAATGCTAGTCGATCAATTTCGTAAACATATTGGTCAAATCATCACCGGTATAGTTAAAAAAATTAGTCGAGATAATTTGACTTTAGATTTAGGTAATAATGCCGAAGCTTTAATTTTACGTGAAGGTATGTTACCTCGAGAAAATTTTCGTCCTGGAGATCGTATTCGTGGTATTTTATACGGAGTATATCCAGAAGCTCGTGGCGCACAGTTGTTTCTGAGTCGTTCAAAAACTGAAATGCTTATTGAGCTTTTTCGTATAGAAGTTCCCGAAATTGGAGAAGAAGTTATTGAAATTAAAGCAGCTGCACGTGATCCAGGTTCTCGTGCTAAAATTGCAGTAAAAACCAATGATAAACGAATTGATCCAATAGGAGCTTGTGTAGGAATGAGAGGTGCACGAGTACAAGCTGTATCTAGTGAATTATGTGGAGAACGAATTGATATTATCTTATGGGATGATAATCCTGCTCAATTTGTCATTAACGCTATGGCTCCTGCTGATGTCGTTTCTATTATAGTAGATGAAGATCACCATACTATGGACATTGCTGTAGACTCGAGTAATTTAGCACAAGCGATTGGACGTAATGGTCAAAATGTTCGTTTAGCTTCTCAGATTAGTGGTTGGGAACTTAATGTTATGACTACAGAAGATCTTAGATCTAAACACAAAGAAGAAGCTTATGCTGCTTTTAATATTTTTAAGAAAAATTTAAATGTTAGTGAAAAAGTCATTAAAACTTTAGTTAAAGAAGGTTTTTCTTCTCTCGAAGAATTAGCGTATATACCACTTAATGAGTTGTTAGAAATTAATAATTTAACAGAGAGAGAAGTGCAATTAGTTCGTGAAGGCGCTAAAAATGGATTGCTTCTTCTTGAGTTAGATCAAAAAAATCAGATCAAAAATAAAAAAATTGAACAAGCTTTATTGAATGTAAATGGTATGAATGAGCTATTAGCTTTAAAGTTAGCAGAAAAAAATATATTTACTGTGGAAGAATTAGCTAATCAGGGAATAGATGATTTAATTGATATTGAAAATTTAAATTCTGAGCAAGCTGGTTTGTTAATTATGGCAGCTCGTAATATATGTTGGTTTAGCAGCAAAGTCTGA
- the rlmE gene encoding 23S rRNA (uridine(2552)-2'-O)-methyltransferase RlmE: MISKKKSNSSNRWLSEHFQDQYVKEAKKQKIRSRSWFKLEEIDKNNRLFKPGMNVLDLGSSPGGWSQYAAKKIGKKGYILACDILPMKKIKGVDFFQGDFCNKKTLNLILTNLSNVNLNLIMSDMAPNITGCSSIDMPRIIEICKTVFTISDHVLSRNGVVLVKSFQGEGFNEFFAQMKNLFSKIKICKPKTSRSRSREIFMLATR, translated from the coding sequence ATGATTTCTAAAAAAAAATCAAATAGTTCTAATCGTTGGTTGTCAGAACATTTTCAAGATCAATATGTTAAGGAGGCTAAAAAGCAAAAAATACGTTCAAGATCTTGGTTTAAATTAGAAGAAATTGATAAAAATAATAGATTGTTTAAACCTGGAATGAATGTTCTTGATTTAGGATCTTCTCCTGGGGGTTGGTCTCAATATGCCGCTAAAAAAATAGGGAAAAAAGGATATATTTTAGCTTGTGATATACTACCTATGAAAAAAATAAAAGGTGTTGATTTTTTTCAAGGAGATTTTTGTAATAAAAAAACATTAAATTTGATACTAACCAATTTGTCTAATGTTAATTTAAATTTAATTATGTCTGATATGGCACCTAATATCACAGGTTGTTCATCTATTGATATGCCACGGATTATTGAAATATGTAAAACAGTTTTTACAATATCCGATCATGTACTATCTCGAAATGGTGTTGTATTAGTAAAATCATTTCAAGGAGAAGGTTTTAATGAATTTTTTGCGCAGATGAAAAATTTGTTTTCAAAAATCAAAATTTGTAAACCTAAAACTTCTCGATCAAGATCTCGAGAAATATTCATGCTAGCAACCAGATAA
- the pnp gene encoding polyribonucleotide nucleotidyltransferase yields the protein MLNPIVRKFQYGQHTITLETGIMARQATAAVMASMDDTAVFVTVVGEKTTNSSQKFFPLTVNYQERTYAVGRIPGGFFRREGRPSENEILTARLIDRPIRPLFPKGFCNEIQIIATVVSVNPQINPDIISIIGASAALSLSGIPFYGPIGAARVGFVNNQYVLNPTIDDMKSSFLDLVVSGTQNAVLMVEAESKVLSEDKILGAIMFGHQQQQVVINNIRSLSNEASKLPWIISYPEINTELELKITKLAEKDISNAYLIFNKQERYEKLNFLKEEIIKLFFSENSNIDISEIEDIFEKIEKNIVRKRILNNENRIDGREKDMIRALDIRTGVLPRTHGSSLFTRGETQSLVSVTLGTSRDAQNLDELLGDKTDNFLFHYNFPPYSVGEIGIVGSPKRREIGHGRLAKRSLLAVMPKLDDFPYTIRIVSEITESNGSSSMASVCGASLALMDAGVPIKSAVAGISMGLVKEGDKYVLLSDILGDEDHLGDMDFKVSGTEEGITALQMDIKIEGITNEIMRIALNKAKSARLHILNVMKQALSKPRNEISEFAPRIHKIKINPEKIKDVIGKGGSVIRMLTEETGTIIEIEDDGTIKISATIGEKAKNAIRRIEEITAEIEVGRIYSGKVTRIVDFGAFISIGIGKEGLVHISQISNKRVEKVSDHLTVDQIISVKVLEIDRQGRLRLSIKEVENSIISNKSINNIYI from the coding sequence TTGCTAAATCCCATTGTTCGTAAATTTCAATATGGCCAACATACAATTACCTTAGAAACAGGTATAATGGCTCGCCAAGCAACAGCAGCTGTCATGGCTAGCATGGATGATACAGCTGTTTTTGTTACTGTTGTTGGAGAAAAAACAACAAATTCTAGTCAAAAATTTTTTCCTCTTACAGTAAATTACCAGGAAAGAACATATGCTGTAGGTCGAATACCTGGAGGTTTTTTTAGAAGAGAAGGACGTCCAAGTGAAAATGAAATATTAACTGCTCGACTAATTGATAGACCAATTCGACCCTTATTTCCAAAAGGTTTTTGTAATGAAATTCAAATAATTGCTACGGTAGTATCAGTTAATCCTCAAATAAATCCTGACATAATTTCTATTATAGGTGCTTCAGCAGCATTAAGTCTATCAGGAATACCATTTTATGGACCAATTGGAGCTGCTAGAGTTGGTTTTGTTAATAATCAATATGTTTTAAATCCTACAATTGACGATATGAAATCTAGTTTTTTAGATTTAGTTGTCTCGGGTACTCAAAATGCTGTTTTAATGGTAGAAGCAGAGTCAAAAGTGTTAAGTGAAGATAAAATTCTTGGTGCTATTATGTTTGGTCATCAACAACAACAAGTTGTTATTAACAATATTCGTTCTTTATCTAATGAAGCCAGCAAATTACCTTGGATAATATCTTATCCTGAAATAAATACAGAATTAGAATTAAAAATAACCAAATTGGCTGAAAAAGACATAAGTAATGCTTATTTAATATTTAATAAGCAAGAAAGATATGAAAAACTAAATTTTCTTAAGGAAGAAATAATAAAATTATTTTTTAGTGAAAACTCAAATATAGATATATCAGAGATTGAAGATATTTTTGAAAAAATTGAAAAAAATATTGTAAGAAAACGTATACTAAATAATGAAAATCGTATTGATGGACGAGAGAAAGATATGATTCGTGCATTAGATATCAGAACAGGTGTATTACCGCGTACACATGGTTCTTCTTTATTCACTAGAGGTGAAACGCAATCTTTAGTCTCTGTTACCTTAGGAACATCTCGAGATGCACAAAATTTAGATGAATTACTAGGGGATAAAACAGATAATTTTTTATTTCACTATAATTTCCCTCCTTATTCTGTTGGAGAAATTGGAATAGTAGGATCACCTAAAAGACGAGAAATTGGACATGGTCGTTTAGCTAAAAGAAGTCTTTTAGCAGTTATGCCTAAATTAGATGATTTTCCTTATACTATAAGAATAGTATCTGAAATTACTGAATCGAATGGTTCTTCTTCTATGGCTTCTGTTTGCGGTGCATCTTTGGCTTTAATGGATGCTGGAGTACCTATAAAATCTGCTGTTGCAGGAATATCTATGGGTCTAGTTAAGGAGGGAGATAAATATGTTTTACTTTCAGATATTTTAGGTGATGAAGATCATTTAGGAGATATGGACTTTAAAGTTTCTGGAACAGAAGAAGGTATTACCGCTTTACAAATGGATATAAAAATAGAAGGGATTACTAATGAAATTATGCGTATTGCACTAAATAAAGCGAAATCTGCTCGATTGCATATTTTAAATGTTATGAAACAAGCATTAAGTAAACCTAGAAACGAAATTTCTGAATTTGCACCTCGTATTCATAAAATTAAAATAAACCCTGAAAAAATTAAAGATGTAATAGGTAAGGGGGGTTCTGTAATTCGCATGTTAACTGAAGAAACAGGTACAATAATTGAAATAGAAGATGATGGTACAATTAAGATATCTGCAACAATTGGAGAAAAAGCAAAAAATGCTATTCGTAGAATTGAAGAAATTACAGCAGAAATTGAAGTTGGACGTATTTATTCTGGAAAAGTTACTCGTATTGTTGATTTTGGTGCTTTTATTTCAATA
- the ftsH gene encoding ATP-dependent zinc metalloprotease FtsH codes for MVKNLIFWLVITVVLMSVFQNFNSSDTSNHRVDYSTFLSEVNQDQVREAYINGRIISVTKKDSSKYITYIPINDPKLLDNLLTKNVKIVGEIPEEPSLLISIFISWFPMLLLIGVWIFFMRQMQMGGGKGAMSFGKSKARMLSEDQIQTTFADVAGCDEAKEEVSELVEYLKEPSRFQKLGGKIPKGILMVGPPGTGKTLLAKAIAGEAKVPFFTISGSDFVEMFVGVGASRVRDMFEHARKSAPCIIFIDEIDAVGRQRGAGLGGGHDEREQTLNQMLVEMDGFDGNEGVILIAATNRPDVLDPALLRPGRFDRQVIVALPDVRGRKQILKVHMRKVPLSEDVDPMIIARGTPGFSGADLANLVNEAALFAARFNNRVVSMIHFEKAKDKIMMGSERRSMVMSDFQKESTAYHEAGHVIIGRLVPDHDPAHKVTIIPRGQALGITFFLPESDILSISRQKLESQISTLYGGRLAEEIIYGSQNVSTGAFNDIKVATNLARNMVTQWGFSDKLGPLLYAEEEGEVFLGRSVAKAKHMSDETARIIDEEVKLLIEVNYNRARKILNENLDILHAMKDALIKYETIDSLQIDDLMERREVRKPKGWLEVDQKKDI; via the coding sequence ATGGTTAAAAACCTGATCTTCTGGTTAGTTATTACAGTTGTTTTAATGTCTGTTTTTCAGAATTTTAATTCTAGCGATACTAGTAATCATAGAGTTGATTATTCTACTTTTTTATCAGAAGTTAATCAAGATCAAGTCCGTGAAGCATATATTAACGGACGGATAATTAGTGTTACTAAAAAAGATAGTAGTAAATATATTACGTATATTCCTATTAACGATCCCAAGTTATTAGATAATCTTTTAACAAAAAATGTTAAAATTGTTGGTGAAATACCCGAAGAACCGAGTCTTCTAATCTCTATTTTTATTTCTTGGTTCCCGATGTTATTGTTAATAGGTGTTTGGATTTTTTTCATGCGTCAAATGCAAATGGGTGGTGGAAAAGGAGCAATGTCTTTTGGTAAGAGCAAAGCACGTATGCTATCAGAAGATCAAATTCAGACCACTTTTGCTGATGTTGCAGGATGTGATGAAGCAAAAGAAGAGGTCAGTGAATTAGTTGAATATTTAAAAGAACCTAGTCGTTTTCAAAAATTAGGAGGGAAAATACCTAAAGGTATACTTATGGTAGGTCCTCCTGGAACTGGTAAAACATTGCTTGCAAAAGCAATAGCAGGTGAAGCAAAGGTTCCATTTTTTACAATTTCTGGTTCTGATTTTGTTGAAATGTTTGTTGGAGTAGGAGCATCTAGAGTAAGAGATATGTTTGAACATGCTAGGAAATCTGCACCTTGTATTATATTTATTGATGAAATTGATGCGGTTGGTCGTCAAAGAGGTGCTGGATTAGGTGGGGGTCATGACGAAAGGGAGCAAACATTAAATCAAATGCTGGTAGAGATGGATGGATTCGATGGCAATGAAGGTGTAATTTTGATAGCTGCTACTAATAGACCAGATGTTTTAGATCCTGCTCTACTTCGTCCCGGTCGTTTTGATCGTCAAGTCATTGTAGCGCTTCCAGATGTTCGTGGAAGAAAACAAATTTTAAAAGTACATATGCGTAAAGTTCCGTTATCTGAAGATGTAGATCCAATGATAATTGCTCGTGGTACTCCAGGTTTTTCAGGAGCAGATTTAGCTAATTTAGTTAATGAAGCTGCACTTTTCGCTGCTCGTTTTAATAATCGAGTAGTATCTATGATACATTTTGAAAAAGCAAAAGATAAGATTATGATGGGTTCTGAACGTAGATCCATGGTTATGAGTGATTTTCAAAAAGAATCAACTGCATATCATGAAGCTGGTCATGTAATTATCGGAAGATTGGTACCTGATCATGATCCTGCACATAAAGTAACAATTATTCCTAGAGGCCAAGCATTAGGAATAACCTTTTTTTTGCCAGAATCAGATATACTTAGCATTAGTCGTCAAAAGCTAGAAAGTCAGATATCTACACTTTATGGAGGTCGTTTAGCAGAAGAAATTATTTATGGTTCTCAAAATGTTTCAACTGGTGCATTTAATGATATTAAAGTTGCTACAAATTTAGCACGAAATATGGTAACTCAATGGGGATTTTCAGATAAGCTTGGTCCTTTATTATATGCTGAAGAAGAAGGAGAAGTTTTTTTAGGTCGTTCTGTTGCTAAAGCAAAACATATGTCAGATGAAACAGCTAGAATTATTGATGAAGAAGTAAAACTATTAATTGAAGTTAATTATAATCGCGCTAGAAAAATTTTAAATGAAAATCTTGATATTTTACATGCTATGAAGGATGCTCTAATAAAATATGAAACTATTGATTCGTTGCAAATTGATGATTTAATGGAAAGACGCGAAGTGCGCAAACCAAAAGGATGGTTGGAAGTTGATCAAAAGAAAGATATTTAA